DNA sequence from the Cucurbita pepo subsp. pepo cultivar mu-cu-16 chromosome LG06, ASM280686v2, whole genome shotgun sequence genome:
CGGCGTTTCTCTGGTTTCTTCTGCGGGTTTGGGGCTGCAGAGCGAGTGTTTGGCTGCGGTTAAGCAAGGTCTTCTTGCTGGGAGGATTCCTGGGTTGTCTGAACCAGATGAACAGGGTTGGCTTTTCTTAACCTCTTGAACTCTGTATCTAAGTAATCCTTACTGTcgttttgtttcttgtttacATCTAtgatttgtttctttgtttcaatTGGTGGAATCTTCTGGTTGCTGCAGATTGTGGATTGTGTAATACCTTTGTTCACTCTTTAAGTATATGAACTTTAATATCTAACCTTTTAGTTTCTATTCTTACAATTCTTTTTAAGTTGTAGAATTTTTTTGCATGTGTTGATGGATAAATCTTTAGGGAACAAATATGTTCTTAAATTAGAGAATAGATATTGAAAATGATGTATAATTTTCTATATTGATTTTGGTGATGTACTTAGTTAATTCCATCCTGTTAGTTTTTGGAGTTTCTAATCCCacttagagaagggaacgacatcgattggagaggagaacgagtgccagtgaggacgttgggtgtCACAATCGCGGTTTCTAGGCAGCGGATTTAGCGATTCTATGGCACCCACTCTCAGCACTGATTGGGTTAAGCCTACTTTGAATACAAACCTCAGTCTCGATTtcaagagaagattttagaaagcaAGGGAGAgaggttttagaaaaagagttttgaaagtaagagagagagattggtgttatatgggaacgtaagcaaaaaggcaacaacaacggcttactgcatataacttatcgggtagggagaagttgacaactagtcgtatccccctatagtacattttgaggcatttcatgtctactAGGCGTAGCCATGACATCTCTGAAACGTCATATTggtaaagaaaataagaaagaaataatacaacatgaaagcggtaaaagaaagcaataaagtAGTACAAGGCAAAGGTTTCGGCGTGTCACGAGCATGCAGCCATGGGCGACATgacttggacaagcatgaccgtgacactgggcctcgaagggaggtggattgtcagatcccacatcggctggggaggagaacgaaacatttttaataaaggtgtggaaacctctccctagcatacacattttgacaaccttgaggtgaagttcgaaaggggacagcccaaagaggacaatatttgctagcggtgggcttgagatgttacaaaatgatatcagagccagacaccgcggggagtggattgtgagatcccacatcggttggggaggagaacgaaacattctttataagggtgtggaaacctctccctagcatacacgttttgatgaccttgagggaaagtacGAAaggggaaagcctaaagaggataatatctgctagcggtgggcttgtgcTGTTACAAAATGGTATAAGAACCAAACACcgggtagtgtgccagcgaggacgttcggcctcgaaggagggtggattgtgagatcctacatcattagagaagggaacgactggagaggggaacgagtgccagtgagcacgctggccctgaaggggggtggattgtcaGATCTGCTgccagcggtgggcttgggcggctAGCGGTGAGATCCACTGCATCAAAAGAAGCAAACAGGGCTGATCATGCCATGTTTTCTATATCAAGTTTACATAGCATCTGTTGTGCTTGTGCAGGAATCTCTTGTATTAATCAGAATATATGCagcaaatttcatttttgacCATTGAAAGCTTTTAAACTCAAGCTTAGCATATCTGGTTTCTTGTTTGTTGCCTGCTCAGACAGGTTGGAGGACATATCGTAGACCCGACGAGAAGTCCGGTGGGCATGGAGTTGGATGGAGTCCTATTATTCCTTATGCCTTTTCAGTTCCACAAGACTGGGAAGAGGTAACTGCTGTTAGATGTCTTAGCCGGCGTTCTCCCTTAATTGCTTTAGTTCGTCCTTTGAGGTTGTTCCAATTATTGTCCAACGTTTCTGGGTCCGTTGTCTTTTGGTATTTGCATTGGGGTGCGTCAAGTTTCCAGTTTCCTGTTGATTAGAGGAGTAAGCACAATGTATCATGTAATGCcctaagcccaccgccagcggatattgtcctctttgggcttttcctttcaagcttccccttaaggttttcaAAATGTGTCTGTCAGGGAGAGATTtacacacctttataaataatgtttcgttctcctccccaaccgatgtgggatctcacaatccacctcccttcggggcccagcatcctcactggcactccttcctttctccaatcgatgtgggaccccccaatccactccgTTTCAGGTCCAACGCccttgttggcacattgcctcgtgtccaccccctttgaggttcagcctcctcgctggcatatcgcctggtgtctagctctaataccatttgtaacaccaCTAGCACAATGTATCATGTAATGCcctaagcccaccgccagcggatattgtcctctttgggcttttcctttcaagcttccccttaaggttttcaAAATGTGTCTGTCAGGGAGAGATTtacacacctttataaataatgtttcgttctcctccccaaccgatgtgggatctcacaatccacctcccttcggggcccagcatcctcactggcactccttcctttctccaatcgatgtgggaccccccaatccactccgTTTCAGGTCCAACGCccttgttggcacattgcctcgtgtccaccccctttgaggttcagcctcctcgctggcatatcgcctggtgtctagctctaataccatttgtaacaccaCTAGCACAATGTATCATGTAATGCcctaagcccaccgccagcggatattgtcctctttgggcttttcctttcaagcttccccttaaggttttcaAAATGTGTCTGTCAGGGAGAGATTtacacacctttataaataatgtttcgttctcctccccaaccgatgtgggatctcacaatccacctcccttcggggcccagcatcctcactggcactccttcctttctccaatcgatgtgggaccccccaatccactccgTTTCAGGTCCAACGCccttgttggcacattgcctcgtgtccaccccctttgaggttcagcctccttgctggcatatcgcctggtgtctagctctaataccatttgtaacaccactagcagatattatcctttttgggctttctcttccagactttccctcaaggtttttaaaacgcatttgctagagagatgtttccacacccttataaagaatgttttgttctcttcacCAACCGAATGTGGGACCTACTTTAATCAGCATCGAATGATATTGATATGTATTCCCAATTTATTTCTTTGCTAGGAATGGAAAAGTCTCGTGCTAGTTAGATATGTCCATGCAAGttaacttcatttttattttgatcaaAGCAGACATGACACAAAGTGGTTTTGAGTGGCAGGTTCCTGTGTCAATTGCTGATCTTGGAGGGACAGAGATTGATCTCAGATTCAAAAGCTCAAAGGAAGGTCGTCTGTTCGTCATCGTTGCGCCCGTTCAACGATTTTCCGATGGTGCATTTCCCCAAAACTTTATACTTCTTGTTCAACTTTCCATTGTAAAGAAACTACACTGCTAAATGATGCGTTCATTGTCATAATCCTGTGAAGTTATCGGCGACGATGCAACGATTGAAATGGTTGGCCCTCCAGAGAAAGTAATCAGCGCGTTCGGACCAGAAGTGATCGGAGAAAACGTAGAAGGGAAGGTGATGAACATGAGCGTGGCAGAGCATAATGGAAGAACATATTATCAGTTTGAATTGGAGCCTCCTCATGTTTTGATCACAGCAACAGCGGCAGGAAACCGTCTGTATCTATTCAGTGTAACAGGAAATGGTAAGACACCACCAAGAACGCTGCtgtatgatatgatatgatatcaaTTGTTTTCCATTAGAACTGAAGGaagcttgtttttgtttctctggGTGTTCTTATAGGCCTTCAATGGAAGAGACATTACAGCGACCTGAAGCGGATAGCGGATTCCTTTCGTGTCGTGTGATGAACTTGTTTCGGAGCTAGTTGGAGTATATACATATGCAGTGTGAATTACAGAACAACGGTTGATCAAGCTTTTTTCTCTAGTTGAATTGGTGACTCGAGAAACTCAAATGGAattcacaacccaactcaaccctctaCTTTCGAGCTGGGTTAGGTTGTGTTGttgggttatttttttaaaattatttttaaaaaattactcgCATCACTAAGTTAccgttaaaaaataaaaaataaaaaattatcaaataaatcgAAAATTCTTCCTAATACTACGTCAACGTTGCTTAGCTCTCAAAGTCGTTCTTAAATTGCATCTGACTGAAATCATTACAAACTTAATTGAAGAGCATGATGAACACTCCattatatctaaaatatatgaaaaaatgattaatcTGAAAATGATTAATctgaaaaaatgattaatcgagaaaattcaatattatatGAAGTGATATTATACCTAAAGTATAATAGAACGTCTCTTACACGGTCAGAAGTTTGAATCTCCATCCGGtcactaaaaataattataaaattgtaaaatatttgactttgatttattttaataattatgaacattttatttaattgaagaGCATGATGAACTACATTTGGTGTATTGGATTATTAcctaatataaatatttttaaaattatgtaaactatcgtcctaaaaaaaaatttcttatggatttaatgaattataaaatatatatttaatatattttgaaattaaataagcattttaaggagaaaaaaacgttaaaactcgattttttttatttaaatttatgggttttgagaaatttattcaaatttttatgaaattatacaTTTTGAGGAGTTTTtataagatcccacgtcattagggaggaaaacgaaatattgtttataaggacgtgaaaacctctccctaacatatgtattttaaaatcttgaagggaaagcttgaaagtgaaaacctaaagatgacaatatttactagcagtgggattgagtcgttacaaatgatatcagagctagaaaTCGgccaatgtgccagcgagaaggttgaccctcgaagggggtggacacgaggcggtgtgccaacaagaaccCTGGGCTCCGAAGACAAATAGATTGGGGGGgaggggggtcccacatcgattgaagaggagaacgagtgccaatgaAAACGTTGGATCCTGAAGgaggatgaattgtgagatcccacatctattGGGAGTAGAACGAACcattttcttataagggtgtggaaacttctccttagaaaacaagttttaaaaccttcgggaaaaactcgaaagaaaaagtcaaaaaaataaccatatctactagcggtgggtttgagctgctATCGTTTTtaactctctttttctttttaaggtTCAAAATTCGCAAGTTAATTCAGTCGGaattgaagtaaaaaaaaaaaaaaaacagtaattCATATTCAGCTTTCagttttaatgaaattgaagataaaCTTGGAATAATGGCAGTTAGAATTAGGTGAGATTTTATATTAACTATAAGGTTTTGGTCTTCCAATTCCAACTGCCACTTTGAATTGGAAATAAACACCAAAGactcttcttttcctctctctctctctatatatatatatattaaaataaaaaagagaatgacaaacaaaaactaataatataaaaagatgAACTTTTAAGACTTGGTTTGTATTtgatttctataattttaaactgCGGCTCGAGACTCGAGacttgaggattttattgacaatACTAAGTTAAGATAAGGGTCGGGTTCTAATATCACTAATAGTAATAACAAAACTATACAGTTGTACGATATTGTTCATTCTGatcataagctcttatggttttatttttggtttcttaaAAGATCTCGTATCCATAGAGATATTGTCTCTTACTTATATACTCAATATCTTCCATTTAATTAGTCAACATAGGACTCTAACACACGGTAAAGTGTGAAAAGTACACACTAATCGTCATATGAGAATTGAAGACATGTCTTAATTAGTTAAACTATACTCAAATCGACAccaattgtgagatctcacatcagttggagaggggaacgaaacattacttataagggtgtggaaatctctccctagcaaacgcgttttaaaactgtgagactaacAACGATATATATAGAGCTAAAGCANCAAAATTCGCAAGTTAATTCAGTCGGaattgaagtaaaaaaaaaaaaaaaacagtaattCATATTCAGCTTTCagttttaatgaaattgaagataaaCTTGGAATAATGGCAGTTAGAATTAGGTGAGATTTTATATTAACTATAAGGTTTTGGTCTTCCAATTCCAACTGCCACTTTGAATTGGAAATAAACACCAAAGactcttcttttcctctctctctctctatatatatatatattaaaataaaaaagagaatgacaaacaaaaactaataatataaaaagatgAACTTTTAAGACTTGGTTTGTATTtgatttctataattttaaactgCGGCTCGAGACTCGAGacttgaggattttattgacaatACTAAGTTAAGATAAGGGTCGGGTTCTAATATCACTAATAGTAATAACAAAACTATACAGTTGTACGATATTGTTCATTCTGatcataagctcttatggttttatttttggtttcttaaAAGATCTCGTATCCATAGAGATATTGTCTCTTACTTATATACTCAATATCTTCCATTTAATTAGTCAACATAGGACTCTAACACACGGTAAAGTGTGAAAAGTACACACTAATCGTCATATGAGAATTGAAGACATGTCTTAATTAGTTAAACTATACTCAAATCGACAccaattgtgagatctcacatcagttggagaggggaacgaaacattacttataagggtgtggaaatctctccctagcaaacgcgttttaaaactgtgagactaacAACGATATATATAgagctaaagcagacaatatctactagtggtaggcttgggctgttacaaatggtatcagaatcagacattgagcggtgtgccagtgagaacgctggaccccatgggagtggattgtaagatctcacattggttggagaaaggaacaaaatattactcataagggtatggaaacctctccttagtagacatgttttaaaaccatgagactgacaacaatatgtaacgggtcgaagtagacaatatctattagcgataggcttgaactgttacaccaacatcggttggggaggagaacgaagcattcttataagcgtgtggaaacctcttcctagcatacgtgttttaaaaaccttgagaaacccgaaagaaaaaatcctaagaaaacaatatttgctagtggtggagtTGAGATGTTGTAGAAATGATGGATATGAAGCTACGACAATAAGACGAGCATTTTGGGTCGTGATAAGGAGAGCACAACAATGATGGGTGTAAGTTTTGTCCAAGTTTGTATAGATTGCCATTTTGACCCTCTAAAACTAATGGgaaatgaatcaaaatttgCCACAAAATTGGTCATTTGTGGATGCCTTTGGTTAGCATGGGAGTGTAATTATGTTAAGGTTGAAAAACCCAACTAACATAGGGACTTTAACCAAGCTACATTATGCTTAccatttcatatatatatatatatatatatacacgtcTCATCTTATCTTAATCATATTCATACAATTAACCACAAGACTTTATGacataattttcaacaaattaaattttagctTAACTTGAGCTGTCATATGAAGGCTTTATGGCTTTAAGGTCAAATGTGTTAAATGATGAGTACAAGTCATGCTATGATGAGGATATGACCTTCACATGGCTTATATGGTTTAGTCAATAAAGTTATGAGTATAAGTCCTAATGATCAACGTCGAAAGTATCCTAACGACATAACATGATCCAAATTCGATAACTCAGTGAATTAGTTTACCATAATTTTTTACTGTGTGACTTGTCGAGAAAAAACTAACTAGCTGTTCGTAGAGGCTTGTGGAAAACCCTAAAACTATTTACGAAATTATAGTGTCacgatcatgcttgtccaagacatGTTTCTTGTAGCCACTTGCCAGATGTCTCAGTCATGTTTGTCCAaaacgtgttgtccatggtcgCATGCCTGTTCCAAACCcacttgctttcatgttagatTTGACATTTGCTATTATTGTTGTGTCAATACAGGAGTGTAtgtgtgaaatcccacatcgattggaaagaggaacgagtgttagcGAAAACGCTGGGCCCggaaaaggggtggattgtgagatcccacatcggttggagacaGGAACGaattattgtttataagggtgtggaaacttttttctaacatacgtgttttaaaaaccttgaggtgaaatccaaaagagaaaacccaaagaggacaatatttgttagtggtgacttaggttgttacagTATGACCGGTCACCAAACATATCTACACCCACGTAGGGCTAAAATGTCCTAAAATGTCCTAAAATGTGCTATACGGGATATGAATAGTTGTCAATTATTCCTAATCAACTTATATACTATCAAAAACGTTGTTACTTACTCgattttagcttataacataattttcttttaaattgttttcaacatATTTCCTCACTCAccttttctaaaacatttctctcaaatgTGACCCGAGACTCGAGCTTAAGCTAATATTGTCCGCAAAGTCTGAATTTCACACGATAGTAATTCGTTGGGTTAGAATAAGTATAGCACAATCGTTGTTCTAGTGTCGCAAGAGCACGATTATGACATTAACTCCTATTCCCCATCTGATAGTGAGCGATGTCTATCCTTGATACGACGTGGAGGAACGTTCAAACTACAAATATTCGCTAAAGAATGTTACATATGTTTACtttcactaaaaaaattcttaaaataattactattagactaaaaataataatatccttacgtttttaataaaaaaaactattattatttatttttaaaaaatatatttgaattttcaaaatggtttcagtatccttaaaaaaaataaatggactAATattactttcaaaatttaataggtattttttaaacatagtaCTAAcggtaataatattttttaaatatttaaaaaagtcggtagaatatcaataaaaaaaatttaaaacttaatggtatttttgaaataaaatactaatcGTAAGAATatctattaaaatataaataaaaataatattttattagtatAAAAATTTTACACAGATATCAAAAGCATAATATTATCGAGTTACATAGATTTGCTGTAACGctctagatccaccgctagtagatattgtcttttttggactttccattTCAGGTTtttcctcaaggctttaaaacgtgtctactagaggaaggtttccacacccttataaatgacgttttgttctcctctccaaccaatgtgggacatcacatttgCATTGCCCTACCTAATTTGTTCGACCCGATCATACAAATCATTTAACCAAGTTCACAAGTATATGTAATGAATTGGCGCACTAAGCACATGTATATTATTGACATGTTCAAAGGTGTTTTTGGTCTTTTTAAGAACACACGTCTTTGAAAATTAAGTGGTAAAAGATGGAACGTCCGAAAATATTGACTTGGTTCAACTCacactctctctttttcttcaattcttatgattgaagcgtttctttctttttcgatcTCGATCGTTGTAGCTGCGTGAGCGTCATATGTCCATAGTAAGTGTAATAGTTtaagcacaccgctagcagatattgtcttctttagagTTTCTCTTTCTGGCTTCCCCTTAGATTTCCAcgtccttataaaaaatgtttcgttctcctttccaaacgtggaatctcacaatccacccgtCTTTGGAGCCTAGTGTCACAATCACATTTTCTTGGTAGTACTGAGTGAGGCAAACCAACTTCGAATCACGTTGCCTACAGTCGGGTAACGTGTATTCAAACCTCGGGCCTAGAATTaaagagaagattttagaaagcaagggagagaggttttgaaagcaagaatgagagagaaattgagtGGTGTTATATAGCATGCAAGCAAAAAGACAACAACGGCGGCTTAAACAATATATAACTTTTCGAGTagggagaatttgacaactaatcgcatccccctatagtacattttgggg
Encoded proteins:
- the LOC111796475 gene encoding psbP domain-containing protein 4, chloroplastic, whose protein sequence is MGSTMFASVPFSCNFHQSKPPSHILQKGVPGVGGEKENRSPIVNRRSVLLSGVSLVSSAGLGLQSECLAAVKQGLLAGRIPGLSEPDEQGWRTYRRPDEKSGGHGVGWSPIIPYAFSVPQDWEEVPVSIADLGGTEIDLRFKSSKEGRLFVIVAPVQRFSDVIGDDATIEMVGPPEKVISAFGPEVIGENVEGKVMNMSVAEHNGRTYYQFELEPPHVLITATAAGNRLYLFSVTGNGLQWKRHYSDLKRIADSFRVV